In Kazachstania africana CBS 2517 chromosome 4, complete genome, the following are encoded in one genomic region:
- the VPS20 gene encoding ESCRT-III subunit protein VPS20 (similar to Saccharomyces cerevisiae VPS20 (YMR077C); ancestral locus Anc_2.492a), translating into MGQKGSKIKITETDRAVLELKRSKDEIHKFTKRTDQLISSERSELKNLMKENPRNYKENTKVRFLLKRIHYQEHLLERASDQLINLENMVSTVEFKLIEAHFLKGIQNGNELLKKLNREFKNLDEILDDVQEQIAYQNEIDETLSHSLAGVNDYEEEIDRELDRLNKEVNPEQTIKLPSTEGLASLPEPVHKEDLKDGMPSQKVEKVPGTEAVLLS; encoded by the coding sequence ATGGGGCAGAAGGGgagcaaaataaaaataactGAAACAGATAGAGCAGTGCTTGagttgaaaagatcaaaagaCGAAATACACAAGTTTACTAAAAGAACCGACCAACTGATAAGTTCAGAAAGAAGTGAACTAAAGAACCTTATGAAAGAGAATCCTCGAAACTATAAAGAGAATACAAAAGTGAgatttttattgaagagAATACATTATCAAGAACATTTACTTGAACGAGCTTCAGACCAACTAATCAACCTAGAAAATATGGTTTCCACAGTAGAGttcaaattaattgaaGCCCACTTTTTGAAAGGTATACAAAACGGTAACGAGCTATTGAAGAAGCTCAATAGGGAGTTCAAAAACTTGGACGAAATACTTGATGATGTTCAAGAGCAGATAGCGTATCAAAACGAAATTGACGAAACTTTGTCGCATTCGCTTGCTGGGGTTAATGActatgaagaagaaattgacaGGGAGTTGGATAGACTAAATAAAGAAGTAAACCCCGAGCAAACAATCAAATTACCTTCCACCGAAGGATTGGCCTCTCTTCCAGAACCTGTGCATAAAGAAGATTTAAAGGATGGCATGCCCTCtcaaaaagttgaaaaagttCCGGGAACAGAAGCAGTACTGCTGTCATAG
- the AUR1 gene encoding inositol phosphorylceramide synthase (similar to Saccharomyces cerevisiae AUR1 (YKL004W); ancestral locus Anc_2.507), whose product MSRYLEKWFLSERPPNCHVADLETSFDPKITLRKLQRYKMSVADWCHYGFLGSVLLFVFITNPAPWFLKFLAYAFLGLLFIIPITSQFFFNALPILTWVALYFTSSSFPASSRPPITVKVLPAIETILYGDNLSDILATSTNPILDILAWIPYGVLHFSAPFFIAAVLFVFGPPTILQGFSFAFGYMNLFGVIIQNFFPAAPPWYKILYGLQSAHYGMHGSPGGLARIDKLLNINVYTQAFSNSSVIFGAFPSLHSGCSTIDALFLAYCFPRLTPLFIGYVCWLWWSTMYLTHHYFVDLIAGSVISYVVFQYTKYFHLPVVDVDLFCRWSYSSIEKYDMVRSDPLQVDSNDVESVPLQAMDLGIELNRRDTREGTNSLSPYIFDRNDNSSATSNTSLDLQGDLLNPTSRLGKQRVD is encoded by the coding sequence ATGTCAAGATACCTCGAAAAATGGTTCCTGTCGGAGCGACCACCAAACTGTCATGTAGCAGATCTCGAAACAAGCTTTGATCCAAAGATTACGCTGCGAAAGTTGCAACGTTATAAAATGAGTGTGGCCGATTGGTGCCATTATGGATTTTTAGGAtctgtattattattcgTATTTATAACGAATCCAGCTCCATGGTTCCTCAAATTTTTGGCCTATGCTTTCTTAGGTCTTCTATTCATCATTCCAATTACTTCACagttctttttcaatgcttTACCGATCCTTACGTGGGTGGCATTATATTTTacgtcatcttcatttccAGCAAGTAGTAGACCACCAATCACTGTGAAAGTATTACCCGCTATTGAAACCATTCTTTACGGTGACAATCTGAGTGACATTTTGGCAACTTCTACAAACCCAATATTAGACATTTTAGCCTGGATACCCTATGGTGTTCTACATTTTAGTGCtccatttttcattgctGCTGTTCTGTTCGTTTTCGGGCCCCCAACTATATTACAGGGATTCTCATTTGCCTTTGGCTACATGAATTTATTTGGCGTTATCATCcagaatttttttccagcAGCCCCTCCATGGTATAAAATCTTATATGGTCTCCAATCAGCTCATTATGGCATGCATGGCTCGCCAGGTGGCCTAGCAAGAATTGATAAGTTACTAAATATTAATGTTTACACACAAGCCTTTTCGAACTCATCCGTTATCTTTGGCGCATTTCCGTCGTTGCATTCTGGTTGTTCCACAATAGACGCCCTATTTCTTGCTTATTGTTTCCCAAGACTGACACCTCTATTTATTGGTTATGTGTGCTGGTTGTGGTGGTCAACAATGTACCTAACACATCATTATTTCGTTGATTTGATAGCAGGTTCAGTAATATCATACGTTGTTTTCCAGTACACCAAGTACTTTCATTTACCAGTAGTTGATGTGGATTTATTTTGTAGATGGTCGTATAGTTCCATTGAGAAGTATGATATGGTTAGATCTGATCCATTACAAGTCGATTCTAATGATGTTGAAAGTGTCCCATTACAGGCTATGGACTTGGGTATTGAATTAAACAGAAGAGATACAAGAGAAGGCACAAATAGCCTAAGcccatatatttttgatagaaaTGATAACTCATCTGCTACGTCTAACACGTCTTTGGACTTACAAGGTGATTTGCTTAATCCAACCTCCAGATTAGGTAAACAGCGTGTTGATTAA
- the MRP17 gene encoding mitochondrial 37S ribosomal protein bS6m (similar to Saccharomyces cerevisiae MRP17 (YKL003C); ancestral locus Anc_2.508) translates to MLYELVGIVRTLNNGSPTEAKDLLTTLGKLILNNRGVIRTIIPMGEKQLPKIIKKDQERHISGYHFLMLFDSSASVQSEILRTLKKDPRVIRSSIINVNTDKLLNPPSSIQQTFSYNSILNR, encoded by the coding sequence ATGCTCTACGAACTAGTAGGAATTGTACGTACACTGAACAATGGTAGTCCAACGGAAGCAAAAGATCTTCTTACTACCCTAGGCAAACTTATTTTGAACAACAGGGGTGTAATAAGAACTATAATTCCAATGGGGGAAAAACAACTaccaaaaataataaaaaaggaCCAAGAGAGACATATTTCTGGTTACCATTTTCTCATGTTGTTTGATTCTTCCGCCTCTGTTCAGTCGGAAATTCTTCGAACACTCAAAAAGGATCCCAGAGTGATAAGatcttcaataataaatgtAAATACAGATAAGCTATTAAACCCACCTTCTTCGATCCAACAGACATTTAGCTATAATTCTATTCTAAATAGGTGA